One genomic window of Evansella cellulosilytica DSM 2522 includes the following:
- the mazG gene encoding nucleoside triphosphate pyrophosphohydrolase, producing MNKHITIVGLGAGDINQLPLGIYKSLVAYKKVYIRTMDHPVVEHLQGEGIELISFDDTYEAHDNFESVYRDICSSLLHAAEKERIVYAVPGHPLVAEATVKRLVEEENEGNVTLQLLGGQSFLDPMFSALRIDPIDGFQLLDGTDFRRETLQIRQHIIIAQVYDSFVASEVKLTLMEKLPDDYEIKVVTAAGSEKEVVLTIPLYELDRVTTLSNLTAVYVPPVSKRELLYRDFDMLRQVFAELRGPNGCPWDKEQTHESLKKYLIEEAYEVLDAIDKGNEDDLVEELGDVLLQVVLHSQIGEDNGIFSIDQVIETLTEKMIRRHPHVFGQAEVHDADNVVTQWEEIKRLEKEKKGLKEEEQSILSNVPSSLPSLLRAFNIQKKVSKVGFDWGDEAPMWMKLQEEIAEWFQELKEGTKQDASKELGDVLFAFVNIARFHGIDPEEALRQTNDKFTQRFQYIEQKLKSQGKNIKEQSLEALDAIWNEAKTREYKGE from the coding sequence GTGAATAAGCATATTACAATAGTCGGTCTTGGTGCGGGGGATATCAATCAATTGCCACTAGGAATTTATAAAAGTCTCGTTGCATACAAGAAGGTATATATACGGACGATGGATCATCCTGTCGTTGAACATCTACAAGGCGAAGGGATAGAATTAATTAGTTTTGACGATACATATGAAGCTCACGATAACTTTGAGAGTGTTTATCGTGACATATGTTCCTCTCTTTTACACGCTGCAGAAAAGGAGAGAATCGTGTACGCGGTTCCAGGCCATCCTTTAGTAGCCGAAGCAACGGTTAAGCGTTTAGTAGAAGAAGAAAACGAAGGGAATGTAACGCTTCAATTGTTAGGTGGACAAAGTTTCCTTGATCCGATGTTTTCTGCACTTAGAATAGATCCAATTGACGGGTTCCAACTATTAGATGGAACGGACTTTAGAAGAGAAACACTTCAAATTAGACAGCATATCATCATTGCGCAAGTGTATGATAGCTTTGTAGCCTCTGAAGTAAAATTAACACTAATGGAAAAGCTTCCTGATGATTATGAAATCAAAGTGGTGACCGCTGCGGGCAGTGAGAAGGAAGTGGTGCTCACCATTCCATTGTATGAACTCGATAGAGTCACGACATTGAGTAACTTAACGGCAGTATACGTACCACCAGTGTCAAAAAGAGAACTATTATATCGCGATTTTGATATGCTTAGACAAGTATTTGCAGAGCTTCGAGGTCCAAATGGTTGCCCATGGGATAAAGAACAAACGCATGAATCATTAAAAAAATATTTAATTGAAGAAGCATACGAAGTGCTAGATGCAATTGATAAAGGGAATGAAGACGATTTAGTGGAGGAGCTTGGTGACGTTTTGTTACAAGTAGTTCTTCATTCACAAATAGGAGAGGATAATGGCATTTTCTCCATTGATCAAGTCATCGAGACATTAACGGAAAAAATGATTCGAAGACATCCCCATGTTTTTGGACAAGCTGAAGTACATGACGCTGATAATGTCGTGACACAGTGGGAAGAGATTAAACGATTAGAAAAAGAAAAGAAAGGATTAAAAGAGGAAGAACAATCAATCCTTTCCAATGTACCATCATCTTTACCGAGCCTCCTGAGAGCGTTCAACATTCAAAAAAAGGTATCTAAGGTTGGCTTTGATTGGGGAGATGAGGCGCCTATGTGGATGAAGCTACAAGAAGAAATAGCCGAATGGTTTCAAGAATTAAAAGAAGGAACAAAGCAAGATGCATCGAAAGAGTTAGGAGACGTACTATTTGCTTTTGTAAACATTGCTAGATTCCACGGTATTGATCCAGAAGAGGCCCTTCGACAAACGAACGATAAATTTACACAGCGATTTCAATATATTGAACAAAAACTGAAGTCTCAGGGGAAAAACATAAAAGAACAATCACTAGAAGCACTAGATGCGATATGGAATGAAGCGAAGACACGCGAGTACAAAGGAGAGTAA
- a CDS encoding RNA-binding S4 domain-containing protein, with product MRLDKYLKVSRLIKRRTMAKEVAEQGRIQINGQVAKAGANIKIGDEVVIQFGQKKVTIRVDRLEESTRKEEAATLYTLLKEEKVNE from the coding sequence ATGAGATTAGATAAATATTTAAAAGTATCCCGTTTAATAAAGAGAAGAACGATGGCAAAGGAAGTAGCCGAGCAAGGGCGCATACAAATAAATGGACAAGTTGCAAAGGCTGGTGCGAATATCAAAATCGGTGACGAAGTTGTTATCCAATTCGGTCAAAAGAAAGTAACGATACGAGTTGACAGATTAGAAGAATCTACAAGGAAAGAAGAGGCAGCTACGTTATATACGCTGTTGAAGGAAGAAAAAGTAAACGAATAA
- the yabP gene encoding sporulation protein YabP — protein MEHSYGYTQGGQGRKLEDHQIIMRGRKTLDITGVKQVESFDNEEFLLETILGFLSIRGQHLQMKNLDVDQGKVSITGRVDDLVYLDEHHGEKSKGLFGKLFK, from the coding sequence ATGGAACATTCCTATGGATATACACAAGGTGGACAAGGCCGAAAATTAGAAGATCATCAGATTATTATGAGAGGGCGAAAAACGTTAGATATTACCGGCGTTAAACAAGTGGAGAGCTTTGATAACGAAGAATTTCTCCTAGAAACAATCCTTGGTTTTTTATCAATACGCGGACAACATCTTCAGATGAAGAATTTAGATGTAGACCAGGGTAAAGTATCAATAACAGGACGCGTCGATGATCTCGTTTATTTAGATGAGCACCACGGTGAAAAATCTAAAGGCTTATTCGGGAAGTTATTCAAGTGA
- the yabQ gene encoding spore cortex biosynthesis protein YabQ, translating to MTLEVQFLSMVASAATGLWFGASFDTYKRFVGSSKSFRWTLLINDLLFWLLQSLIFFYVLLQVNQGEVRIYMFFALLLGYSMYRALLENMYRQLLEKLIRFFQKLFRTIIRCINAFIINPLKWLLQVIISLSIIILTACWKIISFILKLLLSPFRWLIDKYVKAFGNPFEKVIEAFKRIKHKLLKAWSNLFDKRDE from the coding sequence GTGACGTTAGAGGTTCAGTTTTTATCAATGGTAGCAAGTGCTGCTACTGGTCTATGGTTTGGAGCTTCTTTTGATACGTATAAGCGCTTTGTCGGAAGCTCCAAAAGCTTCCGCTGGACGCTGCTCATCAACGACCTCTTATTCTGGTTATTACAATCGTTAATCTTTTTCTATGTCTTACTTCAAGTGAACCAAGGTGAAGTAAGAATTTATATGTTTTTTGCACTACTTTTAGGTTATTCCATGTATAGAGCATTATTGGAGAACATGTATCGTCAACTGTTAGAAAAATTGATTCGTTTTTTCCAAAAGCTTTTTCGGACGATTATACGTTGTATAAATGCCTTCATCATTAACCCTTTAAAGTGGCTCTTGCAAGTCATCATAAGCTTAAGTATTATTATATTAACAGCATGTTGGAAAATAATATCTTTTATTCTAAAGCTATTACTTTCTCCATTCCGTTGGTTAATAGACAAATATGTAAAAGCTTTCGGCAACCCATTCGAAAAGGTAATAGAAGCATTTAAAAGAATTAAGCACAAGCTCTTAAAAGCATGGAGTAATTTATTTGACAAAAGAGACGAGTAG
- a CDS encoding FtsB family cell division protein has translation MRTSKRGNVRTLTSEYMEQQTLLHEHKLRRRKGLIRRLTFFGCLIMGFFIFTGITLYNQHTLINEQELEKQQLEDKLLELENEEQNLKEEIELLHDPDYIAEIARRDFYLTKPGETLFQLPRSSSSD, from the coding sequence ATGCGTACTAGTAAAAGAGGCAATGTTCGAACATTAACATCTGAATATATGGAACAGCAAACGCTGCTTCACGAACATAAGCTTAGGCGTAGAAAAGGTTTAATAAGACGTTTAACTTTTTTTGGTTGTTTAATAATGGGCTTTTTCATTTTTACTGGTATTACGCTGTACAATCAACATACGTTAATCAATGAACAGGAATTAGAGAAACAGCAGCTTGAAGATAAGCTTCTGGAATTGGAAAACGAAGAGCAGAATTTAAAAGAGGAAATAGAACTTCTTCACGATCCAGATTATATAGCGGAAATCGCAAGAAGAGACTTTTATTTAACAAAACCGGGTGAAACGTTATTCCAACTACCCCGTTCCTCTTCTTCAGATTGA
- a CDS encoding S1 domain-containing RNA-binding protein, giving the protein MSIEVGSKLQGKVTGITNFGAFVELPGGSTGLVHISEVADNYVKDINEFLKVGDEVQVKVLNVESDGKIGLSIRKAKEAPPSPEQRRPQKRGPRKDDHGRPQRSMSFEDKMNRFLKDSEERLASLKRNTESKRGGRSTKRG; this is encoded by the coding sequence ATGTCCATTGAAGTAGGCAGCAAGTTGCAAGGGAAAGTAACTGGAATTACAAATTTCGGAGCTTTTGTTGAGTTACCTGGAGGTTCCACTGGTTTAGTTCACATTAGTGAAGTAGCAGATAACTATGTTAAGGACATTAATGAGTTCTTAAAAGTTGGAGATGAAGTACAAGTTAAAGTATTAAATGTGGAATCTGACGGTAAAATTGGGCTTTCTATTCGTAAAGCAAAGGAAGCACCGCCTTCACCAGAGCAACGACGTCCACAAAAACGTGGTCCGCGTAAAGATGATCATGGTAGACCACAAAGGTCAATGTCTTTTGAAGACAAAATGAATAGATTCCTAAAGGATAGTGAAGAGCGCTTAGCTTCACTTAAGCGTAACACAGAATCTAAACGCGGGGGTCGAAGCACGAAAAGAGGATAA
- the spoIIE gene encoding stage II sporulation protein E, which translates to MLHRVSLKAIGGQAATLVNDIATPKINHEKRSTAINSTKSTTSSIRIPLIIVALGFLLGRAVILFELLPFVIPFVAVIYKWRRSSTLLASLAVLAGGTTVGFSFAGHIAVALLLYFVLQRGITTVAKERQLVPVTVFFSVAIARYVSLLVIEGGTFYHLLTAVIEGGLAMIVTMIFFQSVPLLLETRKKISLKHEEIVCLVILLASLMTGTVGWLVFGLSVEQIVSRYIVLIFAFVGGAAIGSTVGVVTGLILSLANVANLFYMSLLAFSGLLGGLMKEGKKVSVAVGLIIATLLMAMYGDNQVPMQVSVYESLVAVFLFMATPKRWTTELSKFIPGTMEHSQEQQQYLRKIRDVTAGKVEQFSNLFLSLSKSFSLLEVNGDKTNREREVDLFLSRVTEQTCQTCMKKHHCWTKKFNETYGLMEQLMGECEKEGEVKNKQLIRSWKEHCVIDERVIDAMKKELNQHYASKQLKQQLVESRRLVADQLKGVSKVMEDFAKDIQREKKAHEQQEAQIMESIQHAGLEVDVVDVYSLDTGNIDIDITLPSNAYNEAEKIVAPILTEILDETIIVKHAETISLTGTESRITFGSTKAYIVEEGIAHAAKGGRLVSGDSYSTMEIGAGKHAIAISDGMGNGTRAHIESQETIGLLKNILRSGIEETVAIKAINSILSLRSEDEVFSTLDLAMIDLQDGMVKFLKVGSIPSYIKRGSTVKAVEAGNLPIGIIQDMDVDVVTEELKAGDILIMMSDGIYEAPMMVENQDVWMKRVIKEIETEDPQEIADVLMERVIRDSGNEIHDDMTVVVAKLDHHSPKWATISIPYEQRA; encoded by the coding sequence ATGTTACATCGAGTATCTTTAAAAGCGATTGGTGGACAAGCTGCAACCTTAGTGAACGATATTGCAACCCCAAAAATCAATCATGAGAAACGTTCAACTGCAATAAATTCAACAAAGTCAACAACTTCATCGATTAGAATTCCACTAATCATTGTTGCGCTAGGCTTTTTACTAGGTAGAGCTGTCATACTTTTTGAATTATTACCGTTTGTTATTCCATTTGTTGCCGTTATTTATAAATGGAGACGAAGTAGTACATTATTAGCTTCTCTAGCAGTGTTAGCTGGGGGCACAACTGTTGGCTTTTCTTTTGCTGGTCATATAGCGGTAGCATTATTACTTTATTTTGTTTTACAAAGGGGAATTACAACCGTTGCGAAAGAGAGACAATTAGTTCCTGTAACTGTTTTTTTCTCTGTGGCTATTGCACGGTACGTTAGTTTGCTTGTAATAGAAGGTGGGACTTTCTATCATTTGCTAACGGCTGTGATTGAAGGTGGCTTAGCGATGATCGTAACGATGATTTTTTTTCAGAGTGTCCCATTATTACTTGAAACAAGAAAAAAAATATCTTTAAAACATGAAGAAATTGTTTGTCTTGTTATTTTATTAGCATCTTTAATGACTGGAACGGTTGGATGGCTCGTATTTGGTTTATCTGTGGAACAAATTGTTTCAAGGTATATCGTCCTTATTTTTGCCTTTGTAGGTGGGGCTGCAATTGGTTCTACTGTTGGTGTCGTTACAGGGTTAATTTTGAGTTTAGCAAATGTCGCAAATTTATTTTATATGAGTTTACTCGCATTTTCGGGCTTGTTAGGTGGTTTAATGAAGGAAGGAAAAAAGGTCTCTGTTGCGGTAGGTCTCATCATTGCAACACTGCTTATGGCTATGTATGGAGATAACCAAGTACCTATGCAAGTGTCGGTTTATGAAAGTTTAGTAGCAGTCTTTTTATTTATGGCGACACCTAAAAGGTGGACAACGGAGCTTTCAAAGTTCATTCCTGGAACAATGGAGCATTCACAAGAGCAGCAACAATATTTGCGTAAAATTAGAGATGTTACTGCTGGGAAAGTAGAACAGTTTTCAAATTTATTTTTGAGTTTATCTAAAAGCTTTAGTTTACTCGAGGTAAATGGAGATAAAACGAATCGTGAAAGAGAAGTAGACTTGTTTTTAAGTAGAGTAACGGAGCAAACATGTCAAACTTGTATGAAAAAGCATCATTGTTGGACAAAGAAATTCAATGAAACGTATGGTCTAATGGAGCAGTTAATGGGGGAGTGTGAAAAGGAAGGCGAGGTAAAAAATAAGCAGCTTATTCGTAGTTGGAAGGAGCATTGTGTCATCGACGAGAGAGTAATTGATGCAATGAAGAAGGAGCTAAACCAACATTATGCAAGTAAGCAATTAAAGCAGCAGCTTGTGGAAAGTAGAAGACTTGTTGCTGATCAATTAAAAGGTGTATCAAAAGTAATGGAAGACTTTGCGAAAGATATACAAAGGGAGAAGAAAGCACACGAACAACAAGAAGCTCAAATAATGGAGTCGATTCAACATGCAGGATTAGAGGTTGACGTCGTAGATGTGTATAGTCTTGATACAGGAAATATTGATATTGATATTACACTACCAAGTAATGCATATAACGAAGCGGAAAAAATTGTAGCACCAATACTAACAGAAATATTAGATGAAACGATTATCGTAAAGCATGCCGAGACTATTTCATTAACTGGAACAGAAAGTCGTATCACCTTTGGTTCAACGAAAGCTTATATAGTAGAGGAAGGAATAGCCCATGCAGCGAAAGGTGGTCGCCTCGTATCAGGTGATAGCTACTCAACAATGGAAATTGGTGCAGGAAAACATGCAATTGCGATTAGTGACGGCATGGGTAATGGTACAAGAGCCCATATTGAAAGTCAGGAAACAATTGGATTACTTAAAAACATTTTACGCTCTGGAATCGAGGAAACAGTAGCGATAAAAGCGATAAATTCGATATTGTCGCTTCGGTCAGAGGATGAGGTTTTCTCAACATTAGACTTAGCAATGATAGATTTACAAGACGGAATGGTAAAGTTTTTAAAAGTTGGTTCGATACCAAGTTATATTAAGAGAGGCAGTACAGTTAAAGCGGTAGAGGCTGGAAATCTACCAATCGGCATTATTCAAGATATGGATGTTGATGTCGTAACCGAGGAGTTAAAAGCGGGAGATATTTTAATTATGATGAGCGATGGCATATATGAAGCGCCAATGATGGTAGAGAATCAAGATGTTTGGATGAAAAGAGTGATAAAGGAAATTGAGACGGAAGACCCTCAAGAAATTGCAGATGTATTAATGGAGCGTGTTATTCGGGACAGCGGTAATGAAATTCATGACGATATGACGGTAGTTGTAGCGAAACTAGATCATCATTCACCAAAATGGGCAACCATTTCCATTCCATACGAGCAAAGAGCATAG